From the genome of Cytobacillus firmus, one region includes:
- the ilvC gene encoding ketol-acid reductoisomerase, translating to MAKMYYNGDANAAYLNGKKVAVIGYGSQGHAHALNMRDSGVEVVIGLRKGKSWEKAEEDGFQVYPVGEAAAQSDVVMILLPDELQPKVYKEEIEPNLSSQALMFAHGFNIHFNQIVPPKECDVLLVAPKGPGHLVRRTYEQDAGVPALFAVHQDVTGEAKELALAYAKAIGSLRAGALETTFKEETETDLFGEQAVLCGGLTSLVKAGFETLTEAGYQPELAYFECLHELKLIVDLMYEGGLEGMRYSISDTAQWGDFVSGPRVVDARVKEEMKAVLKDIQEGNFAKGWILENQANRPVFNAVNQRENEHPIEQVGRELRKMMPFVNSSKKKEVVVSGNN from the coding sequence ATGGCGAAAATGTATTATAACGGAGATGCAAATGCAGCGTATTTAAACGGAAAGAAGGTAGCGGTCATCGGATATGGATCCCAAGGACATGCACATGCGTTAAATATGAGGGACAGCGGGGTTGAGGTTGTCATCGGCCTGCGGAAAGGGAAGTCATGGGAAAAAGCAGAAGAAGACGGTTTCCAGGTATATCCGGTCGGTGAGGCAGCTGCTCAATCTGATGTAGTGATGATCTTATTGCCGGATGAACTCCAGCCAAAGGTATACAAGGAAGAAATCGAACCCAATCTATCAAGCCAGGCATTAATGTTTGCCCATGGATTTAATATTCATTTTAATCAGATCGTGCCTCCAAAAGAATGTGATGTACTGCTTGTAGCACCGAAAGGACCAGGCCATTTAGTCAGAAGAACATATGAGCAGGATGCAGGTGTTCCAGCCTTGTTTGCAGTCCATCAGGACGTTACAGGGGAAGCAAAGGAACTGGCCCTTGCTTACGCTAAAGCCATTGGATCTCTACGTGCAGGTGCCCTGGAAACGACTTTTAAAGAAGAAACCGAGACAGATTTATTTGGCGAACAGGCAGTGTTGTGCGGAGGGCTGACTTCATTGGTGAAGGCAGGATTTGAGACTCTGACAGAAGCAGGCTATCAGCCGGAACTGGCATACTTTGAATGTTTACATGAACTAAAACTCATTGTTGACCTTATGTATGAAGGCGGCCTTGAAGGAATGCGCTATTCCATCTCAGATACAGCTCAATGGGGAGATTTTGTCAGCGGCCCACGGGTAGTTGACGCAAGAGTGAAAGAAGAAATGAAGGCAGTGCTGAAAGATATCCAGGAAGGGAATTTTGCAAAAGGGTGGATTTTGGAGAACCAGGCAAATAGACCGGTATTCAATGCCGTAAATCAGAGAGAAAATGAGCACCCGATCGAGCAGGTGGGAAGAGAACTCCGTAAAATGATGCCGTTTGTTAATAGCAGCAAGAAGAAAGAAGTGGTCGTAAGTGGCAATAATTAA